One Deltaproteobacteria bacterium GWA2_45_12 genomic region harbors:
- a CDS encoding Fe-S cluster assembly protein SufB, with translation MSSQATINEITSQEYKYGFITPMALEEFPKGLSEDIVRLISQRKTEPKFMLNLRLKAYRHWLTMKEPAWAHVKHPPINYQDLYYYAAPKKKPKLESLDEVDPELRDTFNKLGISLDEQKRLSGVAVDAVFDSVSVATTYKKKLGELGIIFCSFSEAVKNHSELVEKYMGSVVPLTDNFYATLNTAVFSDGSFVYIPKGVRCPMELSTYFRINASETGQFERTLIIADEGSYVSYLEGCTAPMRDENQLHAAVVELVALDNAEIKYSTVQNWYPGDKNGKGGIYNFVTKRGKCAGKNSKISWTQVETGSAITWKYPSCILQGDNSIGEFYSVAIANNWQQADTGTKMIHIGKNTRSTIISKGISAGHGQNSYRGLVKIMKNADKAKNYTQCDSLLMGDKCGAHTFPSIEVKNKTAQVGHEASTSKINEDQLFYLRQRGLSEEDAVSMIVNGFCKEVLKQLPMEFAVEAQKLLGVSLEGSVG, from the coding sequence ATGAGTTCACAAGCTACAATCAATGAAATTACCAGCCAGGAATACAAATACGGCTTTATCACCCCCATGGCTCTTGAAGAGTTTCCCAAAGGGTTGTCTGAAGATATTGTTCGCCTTATTTCCCAAAGAAAAACCGAGCCCAAGTTCATGCTGAATTTGCGTCTGAAAGCTTATCGCCATTGGCTTACCATGAAGGAACCCGCATGGGCCCACGTAAAACATCCTCCCATCAATTATCAAGACCTCTATTATTACGCCGCCCCCAAGAAAAAACCCAAACTTGAAAGCTTGGACGAAGTTGACCCTGAATTGCGCGACACTTTTAACAAACTGGGAATTTCACTGGATGAACAAAAAAGACTTTCCGGTGTTGCTGTGGATGCCGTCTTTGACAGTGTTTCGGTGGCTACCACCTACAAGAAAAAATTGGGCGAGCTGGGGATTATTTTTTGCTCCTTTTCGGAAGCCGTTAAAAATCATTCCGAGCTGGTTGAAAAATACATGGGATCGGTTGTTCCCCTTACTGATAATTTTTACGCAACGCTTAATACCGCCGTATTTTCAGACGGATCCTTTGTCTACATCCCCAAAGGAGTGCGCTGCCCCATGGAGCTATCCACCTACTTTCGCATCAATGCTTCTGAAACGGGCCAGTTTGAACGCACCCTTATCATTGCCGATGAGGGAAGCTATGTCAGTTATTTGGAAGGTTGCACGGCTCCCATGCGTGATGAAAACCAGCTACATGCTGCCGTGGTGGAATTAGTGGCTCTTGATAATGCTGAAATCAAATATTCCACTGTTCAAAACTGGTATCCGGGCGACAAAAACGGCAAGGGGGGAATTTATAATTTTGTCACCAAACGTGGAAAGTGTGCTGGAAAAAATTCAAAAATTTCATGGACCCAAGTCGAAACGGGTTCAGCCATTACCTGGAAATACCCCAGCTGCATCTTGCAGGGCGATAATTCCATTGGTGAATTCTATTCGGTAGCCATTGCCAACAATTGGCAACAAGCCGATACCGGGACAAAAATGATTCATATTGGTAAAAACACCCGCAGCACCATTATTTCCAAGGGAATCTCAGCCGGCCATGGACAAAACTCCTATCGTGGTTTGGTCAAAATAATGAAAAATGCCGATAAGGCCAAGAACTACACCCAGTGTGATTCATTACTAATGGGGGACAAATGTGGCGCCCACACTTTTCCCTCTATCGAAGTCAAAAACAAAACCGCCCAAGTAGGGCACGAAGCCAGCACGTCCAAAATCAACGAAGACCAACTTTTTTACCTGCGTCAACGCGGTCTTTCGGAAGAAGACGCTGTTTCCATGATTGTAAATGGATTTTGTAAAGAGGTGTTAAAACAGCTCCCCATGGAGTTTGCCGTCGAAGCGCAAAAATTATTGGGCGTGAGTCTGGAGGGAAGTGTGGGGTGA
- a CDS encoding pyruvate dehydrogenase (acetyl-transferring), homodimeric type yields the protein MSSPLNTPYINTIPAENEPSYPGDPEIEWRIRSLIRWNAMAMVVRANRRTSGLGGHISTFASSATLFEVGFNHFFRGKQTGVNADQVYFQGHASPGIYARAFLEGRFDEVHLENFRRELSAQGGLSSYPHPWLMPDFWEFPTVSMGLAPIMGIYQARFNRYLEHRGLKEKNTGKVWVFLGDGETDEPESLGALTLAAREKLDNLIFVVNCNLQRLDGPVRGNGKIIQELEALFRGAGWNVIKLVWGSDWDPLLQKDKEGLLVKRMNEVVDGQYQKYVVSGGDYIRNHFFGTDPKLLSLVENLSDNQLRVLRRGGHDPQKIHAAYRAACEHKGSPTVILAKTIKGYGLGESGEGKNISHQQKKLNEKELLEFRTRFGIPVSDENVVRMPFYRPQKNSPEMGYLLNQRKKLGGFVPQRKAQFTLPKPASPKVFEEFMEGTSGREVSTTMAFVKMLGNLLRDEAWKKYIVPIIPDEARTFGMETFFKQYGIYSSLGQLYEPADSESLLYYRESKDGQILEEGINEAGATSSFIAAGSAYATHGLPMLPFFIYYSMFGFQRVGDLIWAACDMRCKGFLVGATSGRTTLQGEGLQHQDGQSHLYALAYPNLRAYDPAFAYELAVIIADGMKRMYEKGEDIFYYLTVGNQNYVMPPKPAGDDVDEGIIKGLYCFSKEGIQSRKKAHLLGSGALMTEVLKAKNILETDHKVATSVWSVTSYKALYDDTLHCERLNQNALPKMKQKSHLEQCLSDQKGVVVSVCDYVKALPHCIAPYIKQPFAVLGTDGFGLSESRDKLRDHFGVSAKHIVEAVLKLM from the coding sequence ATGTCGTCACCATTAAACACTCCTTACATTAATACCATCCCAGCAGAAAATGAGCCTTCTTATCCAGGTGATCCCGAGATCGAATGGCGTATTCGCAGTCTTATCCGCTGGAACGCTATGGCCATGGTTGTTCGTGCCAATCGGCGCACTTCCGGTTTGGGGGGGCACATTTCTACCTTTGCTTCTTCCGCCACCCTTTTTGAAGTGGGCTTTAATCATTTCTTCAGGGGAAAACAAACGGGTGTGAATGCCGACCAGGTTTATTTCCAGGGACATGCTTCTCCTGGTATTTATGCGCGTGCTTTTTTGGAAGGCCGTTTTGATGAAGTCCATCTTGAAAATTTTCGGCGCGAACTAAGTGCCCAGGGAGGACTTTCTTCCTACCCACACCCCTGGCTTATGCCTGATTTTTGGGAGTTTCCCACGGTGTCAATGGGGTTGGCACCCATCATGGGGATTTATCAGGCCCGGTTTAACCGGTATTTGGAGCATCGGGGACTGAAGGAAAAAAACACGGGAAAAGTCTGGGTGTTCTTGGGGGATGGAGAAACCGATGAGCCTGAAAGTTTGGGAGCGCTGACTCTAGCAGCACGAGAAAAACTCGATAATCTTATTTTTGTGGTCAATTGCAATTTGCAACGCCTAGATGGCCCCGTGCGTGGCAATGGAAAAATCATTCAGGAACTTGAAGCTCTTTTTCGTGGCGCGGGATGGAATGTCATCAAACTTGTTTGGGGAAGCGATTGGGACCCTTTGCTTCAAAAGGATAAAGAGGGTCTTTTGGTAAAACGCATGAATGAAGTTGTTGACGGGCAATATCAAAAATATGTGGTGTCTGGTGGGGATTATATCCGTAACCATTTTTTTGGAACTGATCCGAAACTTTTAAGTTTGGTAGAAAATCTATCAGATAACCAATTGCGCGTTTTACGCCGGGGAGGGCATGACCCTCAAAAAATTCATGCCGCGTATAGAGCCGCTTGTGAACACAAGGGAAGCCCCACGGTTATTTTGGCCAAGACCATCAAGGGGTATGGTCTGGGAGAATCAGGCGAAGGGAAAAATATTTCGCATCAGCAGAAGAAATTGAATGAAAAAGAGTTGCTTGAGTTCCGAACCCGTTTTGGAATCCCTGTCTCCGATGAGAATGTGGTCAGGATGCCTTTTTATCGGCCCCAAAAAAATAGCCCTGAAATGGGGTATCTTTTAAATCAGAGAAAAAAATTGGGTGGGTTTGTTCCACAAAGAAAAGCCCAATTCACTCTTCCCAAGCCGGCTTCACCAAAAGTTTTTGAGGAATTCATGGAAGGAACCTCTGGTCGCGAGGTTTCAACAACCATGGCTTTTGTTAAAATGCTCGGAAATCTCTTGCGCGATGAGGCCTGGAAAAAATACATTGTTCCCATTATTCCCGATGAGGCCCGCACATTCGGAATGGAAACTTTCTTCAAGCAATATGGAATCTATTCAAGCTTGGGGCAGCTCTATGAACCTGCCGATTCCGAAAGTCTGCTTTATTATCGGGAATCCAAAGACGGACAAATTTTGGAGGAGGGGATTAATGAGGCGGGAGCTACAAGTTCTTTTATTGCTGCTGGTTCAGCCTATGCCACTCACGGTTTACCCATGCTTCCCTTTTTCATTTATTACTCGATGTTCGGTTTTCAGCGTGTGGGGGATCTTATCTGGGCGGCTTGTGACATGCGTTGCAAAGGTTTTTTGGTGGGAGCCACCTCGGGGCGTACCACTCTGCAGGGGGAAGGTTTACAGCACCAGGATGGCCAGAGCCATTTGTATGCCCTGGCGTACCCTAATTTAAGAGCCTATGACCCGGCTTTTGCTTATGAGCTGGCCGTCATCATCGCTGATGGAATGAAACGCATGTATGAAAAAGGAGAAGACATTTTTTATTATTTAACGGTGGGAAACCAGAATTATGTCATGCCTCCCAAGCCTGCGGGGGATGATGTGGATGAGGGCATCATCAAAGGGCTCTATTGTTTTTCCAAAGAAGGAATTCAATCGAGAAAAAAGGCCCATTTATTGGGAAGCGGGGCCCTGATGACAGAGGTGCTTAAAGCCAAGAATATTTTGGAAACCGATCACAAGGTAGCGACATCAGTTTGGTCGGTAACCAGCTACAAAGCCCTTTATGATGATACTCTTCATTGCGAACGTTTAAATCAAAATGCTTTGCCAAAAATGAAACAAAAAAGCCATTTGGAGCAATGTTTGTCCGACCAAAAGGGAGTGGTGGTGAGTGTTTGCGATTATGTGAAAGCCTTGCCCCATTGCATTGCCCCTTATATAAAACAGCCTTTTGCTGTTTTGGGAACGGATGGTTTTGGTTTGAGCGAGTCACGCGATAAGCTGCGAGATCATTTTGGTGTAAGTGCCAAACATATTGTGGAAGCGGTTTTAAAATTAATGTAG
- a CDS encoding DNA-directed RNA polymerase subunit omega — MARVTVEDCLEKVSSRFALIHLAAKRVRQLEKGAKRLVGSKNKNIVEALREIAAGKVGHEAPGKDE, encoded by the coding sequence ATGGCCCGTGTCACCGTTGAAGATTGTCTGGAAAAAGTCTCCAGTCGTTTTGCCCTTATCCACTTGGCAGCCAAAAGAGTGCGTCAGTTGGAAAAAGGCGCCAAACGCCTTGTGGGCAGCAAAAACAAAAACATCGTTGAAGCCCTTCGAGAAATCGCTGCAGGAAAAGTAGGACACGAAGCTCCTGGAAAAGACGAATAG
- a CDS encoding NAD+ synthase — protein sequence MKIALVQTNTVVGDISGNQKKMIREIKKAKQKGAELVCFHEMSLLGYPPRDLLELPSIIKALQKAAATIASYAQGIAVVFGTVVQNTNQGGKSLYNAAFWCEDGSIKHNYYKRLLPNYDVFDEVRYFEPGSEGVVVDYKGVRFGLSICEDIWQDEISRYSFNPIDELVASGAEVLLNLSASPYSMGKYKQREKMISALAVKYQRPVIYINQVGGNDELIFDGGSMLVSKSGQLIERLPFFEEDNKVVDLFQEKTGDIPLVHDLSLLEEALVTGLRDYVRKCGFKKVALGLSGGIDSALVAALACKALGSKNVLGLLMPSRYSSKGSLTDAFALAKNLKMKTLKVPIDLVHKSYEGLFRKIFAGKKKDTTEENVQARIRGNILMAVSNKLGHLVLSTGNKSELAVGYCTLYGDMSGGLAVISDVPKTLVYELALWINSRKKLIPESSITKAPSAELRHNQTDQDSLPSYEILDSILKAYIEELKSIDDIVHLGFKKTVVQKVIKLIRHNEYKRRQAAPGLKVTSKAFGMGRRYPIAAKIK from the coding sequence ATGAAAATAGCCCTGGTACAAACAAATACAGTGGTCGGCGATATTTCTGGCAATCAGAAAAAAATGATTCGCGAGATCAAAAAAGCCAAACAAAAGGGGGCTGAACTTGTTTGTTTTCATGAAATGAGTCTATTGGGTTATCCCCCTCGTGATTTGCTGGAACTTCCCTCTATTATCAAAGCGCTCCAAAAAGCGGCGGCCACGATTGCCTCTTATGCCCAAGGCATTGCTGTGGTCTTTGGAACGGTGGTTCAAAACACAAATCAAGGGGGGAAATCCCTTTATAATGCTGCTTTTTGGTGTGAAGATGGATCAATAAAACACAATTATTACAAAAGATTACTTCCAAACTATGATGTTTTTGATGAAGTTCGTTATTTTGAGCCTGGTTCGGAAGGGGTGGTGGTTGATTATAAGGGGGTTCGTTTTGGTTTAAGTATTTGTGAGGACATTTGGCAGGATGAAATTTCTCGATATTCTTTCAATCCCATCGATGAATTAGTGGCGAGTGGGGCTGAAGTTTTACTTAATTTGTCGGCTTCGCCTTACAGCATGGGGAAGTACAAACAGCGCGAAAAAATGATTTCAGCCCTTGCGGTAAAATATCAAAGGCCCGTCATTTACATCAATCAAGTGGGAGGAAATGATGAACTCATTTTTGATGGTGGGTCGATGCTGGTTTCAAAATCGGGCCAATTAATCGAGCGTCTTCCCTTTTTTGAAGAAGATAATAAGGTAGTCGATTTATTTCAGGAGAAAACGGGGGATATTCCCTTGGTTCATGATTTGTCTTTGTTGGAAGAAGCCCTGGTGACGGGCTTGCGCGATTATGTGCGTAAATGCGGATTTAAAAAAGTGGCTTTGGGATTGTCCGGAGGGATTGATTCAGCCCTTGTGGCAGCCCTAGCTTGCAAGGCCTTGGGATCAAAAAATGTTTTGGGGCTTTTGATGCCATCTCGTTACTCAAGCAAGGGAAGTTTAACCGATGCTTTTGCTTTGGCCAAAAATCTGAAAATGAAAACCTTGAAGGTCCCCATTGATTTGGTTCACAAGTCTTATGAAGGCCTGTTTAGAAAAATTTTTGCAGGTAAGAAAAAAGATACCACTGAAGAAAATGTTCAGGCTCGCATTCGGGGTAATATTTTGATGGCCGTTTCCAACAAACTGGGACACTTGGTTTTGAGTACGGGAAACAAGTCAGAATTAGCTGTAGGGTATTGTACTTTATATGGGGATATGTCGGGGGGGTTGGCTGTTATTTCAGATGTTCCCAAAACCCTGGTGTATGAATTAGCCCTTTGGATCAATAGCCGAAAAAAACTAATTCCAGAATCAAGCATAACCAAGGCTCCCTCTGCCGAATTAAGACATAACCAAACCGACCAAGATAGCCTGCCATCATATGAAATTTTAGATTCAATTTTAAAGGCTTATATTGAAGAACTTAAATCAATAGATGATATAGTTCACCTTGGATTTAAAAAGACGGTGGTTCAGAAAGTAATCAAGCTTATTCGTCACAACGAATACAAGCGAAGGCAAGCCGCTCCCGGTTTAAAAGTGACTTCAAAGGCTTTTGGAATGGGGAGAAGGTATCCGATTGCAGCTAAAATTAAGTAG
- a CDS encoding nucleotide exchange factor GrpE has protein sequence MNAKNFDKNFGSQTFGRENKVEELKEVLKGRDGGPQQEDHVAPQQAASPDEITDLKAKLAKAEETLQENKQATLRAMADFENARKRLEKEKQETIRFGNEKLLHEFLPVLDNLELTLSHATDQKDPLIEGVKLVVKQFIQVLEKHGVEVISEEGTFDPHKHEAIGTQESKDHAPGAILSMHRKGYLLGGRLVRPALVTIAKAPEGDEESNDEETIH, from the coding sequence ATGAATGCAAAAAATTTCGACAAAAATTTTGGATCCCAAACTTTTGGAAGGGAAAACAAGGTGGAAGAACTCAAAGAAGTCCTTAAAGGGCGTGATGGGGGGCCACAACAAGAAGACCACGTGGCTCCACAGCAAGCAGCCTCCCCTGATGAAATCACTGATTTAAAAGCAAAGCTTGCAAAGGCTGAGGAAACCCTTCAGGAAAACAAGCAGGCCACGCTTCGGGCCATGGCTGATTTTGAAAATGCACGTAAACGTCTTGAAAAAGAAAAACAAGAGACGATCCGCTTTGGCAATGAAAAATTGCTGCACGAATTTTTGCCCGTGCTGGATAATCTGGAACTAACCCTTTCCCATGCCACCGATCAAAAAGATCCCCTTATTGAAGGGGTGAAGCTTGTGGTCAAACAATTCATCCAGGTTTTGGAAAAACACGGGGTAGAAGTTATTTCGGAGGAAGGGACCTTTGATCCCCATAAACATGAGGCCATTGGCACCCAAGAATCCAAAGACCATGCCCCCGGGGCCATTTTGTCCATGCATCGCAAAGGTTATCTTTTAGGTGGGCGACTGGTTCGCCCAGCCCTTGTCACCATTGCCAAGGCTCCCGAAGGTGATGAAGAATCAAACGATGAAGAGACAATCCATTGA